The Lytechinus pictus isolate F3 Inbred chromosome 5, Lp3.0, whole genome shotgun sequence DNA segment TGGAATTCATGAAGAAGACTGCACTGAAAAGACAAGAAGAAATTCACTCAGAGAAGAAATCTACCGTGCATGACATCGAGTTGCAATGGTCTCGACTCTTTGAGGTCCctaacatggtatggggtaacttttgttttcttggtTTATGTCAAAAGTACAGTAAAGCATTAATTCTTGAGGTGTGCTTCTCAAAAACCCAAATAAAATTCCTCATTGATCTTTTTTGCCTGCCAGGACCAGTAACAAAAGTCTACCAAATTCTGCCTGTTTTTATTTGGtactactgataataatatacttccctacatgtatcttttgcCAGGTGTCATTAACATAATCAAGGCCTAGCTCCTTGGTTGCTGGATATTCATTTTGCAATTAGACATTACACATGTGCCCACCCCAAAATTACCATACTGAATCAAGGTTTTACAATCCTTCTTTATGCATTTTAATTTGAATCACAGATAGATGGTGATTTCAGAGCAGTTCATGGGGATGTGTCTGACAGATTAATCATGAAATGGACTCAAGAACTGGCAAAAAAACTACTGCAGTATGGAGAAAAGCAAAGTCCACAAGTGCAAGCCGGTACATATTTTCCCCGGGGGGAGGGGCACTCAATATGAAAGTGACGTACGAGTAAGATCACACATCTCGAACATAGGGGTCTTTCGGTGATGcgttcaaatgaaaaatagggGGTCTTTGGgtgacaaatgaaaaataggGGGTCTTTGggtgacaagtaaaaaaataggGTGTCTTTCAGTGACAGTCTAAAATCTGGGTTTTTCGGTGACACACCAAGCTAAAAAATTGGCTCTTTTTTAGTGTGATTAAATGgcatttttctgaaaatcaaaaatttggGCAATTTTTGGGTCAGAGAGTGCAAAATTCATGGGTCTTTGGGTGACAGAAAAAAATTGGGTCATCAAATGGAAAAAACGGGGGTCTTTGGGTGACAGCAGTCCAAAAAAGGGGGTCTTTTTGATCGCACATGGTGCGAACTTCAATATTGAGtgcccccaccaccaccacccccacccggggtattttctgtaatattttgcttttcaataattttgtatacTGTTGTAAAAAAGATGCGATTCAGTGTTAAAATATTTACCATGGAATTGCTCTATTTTAATTGAAGTTTGTTTTCCTTTCAGATATAGATGATCAAAGTGCACAGGATGCAGGTCTGACAGCACTGCCCTTGATACTGCCTACAGGAAAACTGTCAAACGCAAAGAAATCCAGGGCTACGGTGAAAGAAGCAATGGAGTCCTTCATTGATTTTCAGCCGGTAAGTATGGAGTAAATTTTAGTGCCTACTAAATGAAATGTTTGGGTATAGAGGTGGGATGCAGATGGGATATATCCAATTGGAGGATGTTTTTGTATATCTTCTTGcacataaaatgaaagaaatgccTCAAGTACTCCATTTGGTTGAAAGTGATATGTAAAGAATGGGACACGTTCATCAAGACAACAACAGTTTGGCTGATGTGATGCTCACACAGTTTGTATTGCATAGATCTGTTTTACTTAATTGTTATCATCGGAGATGCCAGACTTCAGGAAATTTTTTTCAGCATCTCCAGTACAAAACAAgattaaaaattcatattttcaagaaattttaTTAGCGTTTCAGGAAAATGTGACCAAAGTCACTGGCATCTCTGTATCATTTTGATTATGGTTCGATTAACTGCAGAATTTGCATGCTTGTCGCACTACAACATTTGTAGCACATCCCACATGCAGACCAAACTTTCCATGTTTGCTAATTGAAGTTCAGCTGACAGGTCCCTAATAGAACTCGACTCTCACTCTACACCTAGATCTGTGATAGATCTTTAGAACTGTGATATAAAGAAAGGTTAAGTTTATATGACAACTTCtatcatgatcatggtcaagTTACAGTAGTTACCCTCACTATATAGATTTGACAGACTGACCCATGATGTCAAACGCCAGACAGTATAGTCAAATATTGTTCCTCGACCAGCAAAGTGTGTGCACACAATGTACATCAGGACCATGCTAAAGCTATATCTATCTACAACCCACTTACCAGTAAGAATTAAGTACGCAGACAGAAAATatctagatttattttttaaatgtaaattaatcagtagatttattttctctttttacagaTAGGGACAAACCTCCCTCAATACTTGGATGGACTCATGTCAAAGAGGCGGCAACCATTTGTCCTGGCCCTTGGCCCACAGAAAGCGCCAGCACAATATTTTGCTGTGGTTGAGGGCCGTGCCCTTAAGCAAGACAGCCTTCTGAAGGCTGTTGATGTGTGTTTCAAGTTGTTTTATGTACTTGACCTGGAGTATCCATCTGCGTGCTATACTACATGGGAGTTTATTCAAAGAGTTCTGTACCAGGTAAATGCCAAAGACAGGAACACCTCCTCCTGTGTGAGGTCATTAAGGACATATGTCCTTCATACTTAATTTTCAACCATTTAATGGTCAATGTCAGTTCAGCAGAACTCAAAATTCTGATATGTCTCCTAATTTGGATATGTCTGTATGCCATGTATGAAATTCAATACTAAAATGGATTTTACAAGTTCAGGTATCGAGGTACGTCAATTCCTCAAGGCAGCAGCTCCACGTGCGTACTTAAGCAGCATCTTCAATTGCTTGCGTGTGTACGCATGCGCCTTTAGGGTTCCTTTGTGACATCAGATAAATGCGTATCAATTTCACTGCCTATCcttttcaaatctattttagTCATTCGTATACAGGGGGGTACAAAGGGTATCCAAATTCCAATACcacattttgattttaaattttgcaagcaacaaaacaaacaaaattgcaaAGTGGCAAGTAtgccaacattttcattttgtctgcTAAATACCTCTGCGTTTTAAATTGTATCTCTGCAAATTAATGCTAGTGGCTTTAGAAGATGGGTTTGTGACAAAAAGCTCAAACTTGTCATTTTTGtggcaaattatgtttttttgatCAGTTAAATTTATAGACTAGGTTTAAGCCAAAATGTTTGCACAGATAACATTTAATGTACATAAGTTAATATATAGCAGACACATTAAGCAAGTTTTGACATAATTACCACTGTGtgatattgttttcttgacattaATATTCTGGTAGCAGAATTCAAAGACCTTAGCCCTCATTCATTATACTATGCCATTCATTATACTATGCCATAACCAAGGCGCATATCCAAATTGTGATTCGTATTTTGAGTTCCGCGAGTTGATGTTATTTATACCACTGGATGTACTGAACTACATAGGCCCTTCAAACtagaatttaatgaaaatgaaaataatatgctgAACTGCATACTTATCAATGTTTAGCTTGGGATCATTGTACTAACCTTGGTGTGATTGTGAGAGGAGAGGGTGGCCACTCATGTGTATACTTTCAAAAATGACCCCAAGCTAGGATTCACCAACAGTGGTCAAATTTACCCCAAACAAGGATTTTAATTGACAAAAAACACCCCAAACAAGGGGTAAAATACCATGTGATCACAAGGTGTGATTGCGCCAGTGAAATGACTAAAATCTATGAATAAGTGATGTAATGTGTGGTAATTGAGTTGTATTGCCTTTTTACAATTGAAGTGTTACAAATAGCAAGTTTTACTTTTACTGATGGAATTATAATTGTAATGGGTAAACAGGAATGCAGGTGATATGCAGCTTTTCTTGGGAcaattcatgtaataacatatagGTGTCAGATGTGGTGTATCATATGCGTGTGTAAATGCCATCATTCCATGTGAATCTGATGCAGACACTTTGTAGATGGCATACAGATCTTCAATAGAGAAGATTCATCTTGACAAAACCAATATCAATTACTGACCTGACAGTTTCGGCCATCCTGGTCGAAAGCCATCTTCTCTAGAGGGCGTTCCGACGAGAATCGGATCATAACTGTCAGGTCAGTAATTGATAATTGGTTTTGTCAAGATGAATCTTCTCTATTTATGATGTCAATGCAGTCAAACCAGatgaatttattcaagaaaaaagcaTACAGATCAGATATTTGGCCTACTACCACATCATTGATCAATCAAGGTCAATTATTTGAAAAGCAAATTATAAAATCTGTAATGTCTTAATAATGTTAGAAAATGCTTCAGTGCTTTTCAATTTGACAGTGTACTTTTTAggatcaaattttaaatgttacCACTCTTGTATTGCTATTTAGTGTTTTGGAAGCATCTAATATGttctttataaataaattatttgtttatgCACAATGATCTTTTAGTTTTTGTGTCTAATTAATGTGTTAAGCTTACAAGTAGTCGGATACAACTAACCACTGAAGTCAAAATCTGACTACATTGAAGTTGAAATTGACTACATTGAAGTGAAAGGATGGAGGAATGAAATGACCCTACTGTCTATTGCATTTGACCCCTTTTCATTTAAATGTAGtcaaattttgacctttttgtaGTAATTTTTTACTTCATTTGGGTCATTTGTTGACTACCATTGTAGTCAAAATCATTTGACTACATCTAGTGGGTCATAAATGACCCCAATGGGTTCGGTGTATAGTTGACCCTGAGAATGGGGTCAAAAATGACTGTTATAGGGTCATTTTTGACTACCTATTTTTAAGTGtgcaggtgaggtgaatgggtacctgggaTGAATATATTCCTTGAAACGCAGTGCGCGTATAGTAGCTGCTCTgttaaagccagggtaattatgctgtGTTGTAGAGCGCTcagagacttctgataaagtacatgtaagtgtaaGTTGCTATATTgtaagcaagtataattatttttaaagacgAAACCATTTTTGTGGTAATAGAAAATAAGAATTTTGTTTCGTTCCACGACTAAGCCCCTCCCCTCTGTTAAGTCCTGTATCATCTTCTCTCTTCCATCCCGCACATGCTAAATTTTTTAATTAGATGAAATTAAAAGATGTCCGGCGCCATCCTAGAATGATTTTTCAAAGATTAGATACTGAAATAATTGCATCTGACATTGTCTGATTGgtttaaaacaaattaaatcGATGAAAAATCACACTTTTAAATAGGTGAgcaaaaaatgcccaacttttaaccaaccctgggcaacatagtGTCCacattgggtaataaaaactaataattgggtaataaatttgctcaattggataattgccaagaatatacatatttttttctaccaacAAACAtcacccaacacagtggacagtattgtggcccaacatttttaagtgTGCACCGACAAGACGATTCGTGAAAAGCGTCCCACTACATTGCACGCATGCAGGTAAGCTTCTGTTGCTGGCAGTCATGTTTTCCGTATGTTTTAAGTCAAAACATTCACCCATGTTTGCTTTCGGATCAGGTAAACGAAAAGAATGTTATCATCCATCAGTGGACCAATGGCTAGATCAGGTGCATCCGAGACTGTGTTTATCTTTAGAATGGAAAGTAAACGGGAAGTCTTTAATTGAAAGAAAACTGAAAGCATTAACATGGAATAATAACGgttgaaaaaataatggaattgaGGACCAGTGTGCAACAATTTGCTCCTTGAAAATAATCAGAGCGTTTATGCTTACTTTCGTAAATGCAATAAATGTCTCATTTCGATAACGTGATATATGAAgcataaattttgaaatgaaaatcaagccccAATCTTGGGGTTAGGGACGATGCTGAGTTCTCGACGGCATTTACAATGATGGAATTAGGAGCAAGATGCTTGCAGGGTGGCTTTGTACAATGTTATATCTGAGATCGAAAAACATCGTGAGCTTAAGCTTTAATATCCAATAAATCTTTTAAACATTTTTCCAATCAATCTGCGTATCGCTTTTGAATCGCTTTTATCAACGTATTcgtctattcatttatttattcatttctattctCATTCGTATTGTGATATATTTTCCTTTCcgttttgtttgtttatgtttttgtttatttctttgttcGGTTATTTTACTATGCTTTATTTCGGGTGGGGGTGCGAGTTTCAGCCCTAGATCTCCGTGACATCTATTCCGGATTATCTTCCTTAACAAGCATGTATATACAGAAAGAAAGACTCTGTCATTATCAAAGGGATCAAGGGTGGGGCCtagttttaaattaatttaataGGAAAATGAGAATAGTTCCATTTTCTTCTGACATTTACAGTGATAAAGTTTATGGTATTGAATGGCTTCTTCGCAAAACAATCCGTATACTGTTACATGGCGGATAGGGAAATCTCgaattcatgatgaataaataaaactgCACCAGTCATTCAAGAGGAGACCATTCAAGAGACTACTGTTTTTGACATGCTTGATGGCATTATTTGATGGAGTGTTTGCCCGCATTCTACCTCATCTGTTTATTTATCGTCATCTTAGAGTATAATACAGTAAAGAATGACAAACGATCACACCTCTTAAGCATAAAAGATTAGGAAAAGATTGTTCATTTGGAAATTATTTTGCGGGACTGATAAAGTATTTTTAATGTTGTAATCGGCCACATGAACGTGGTTCTTTTCTTTATGGAAGTATAAGTCCTACTTTACTTTGAGTCTTGGGGTCTTTCGCAATACTAAGAGCAAATCGTTTTACAATGGCTTAACAGAGTGAAAGAAACACACGTTGACATCATCATTTCGCATCAGGATTTTGATcggagaaagagggggggggggagaagatgGATGATGAGGACGAAAAAGAAGCAGAAGAATGATAAGAATCAGAAGAAGGAAGAACAGttggaggagaagaagaagcaaTCAAATTGTATATGAGCAACATAATCTTAATATCTCCGATGAGTCATGTAATAAAGCGATAAGATGCCCTCAGTTGAAAAAAAAGTCTGTGATCAAATTTCAGGAACGACATATACCGATGTCCTTTTTGCAGGAAGAAGATCTAAAAGCATATCGAATAATGGAATTGTATGTAAATTGTAATTTCATGTTTAAGGACTGTCTAGATGGATAGGGAGTATCTGATTTTGCACCGGAGATTCATACATCTTAACATCGACATTACATTTGCATTCGTCATAGAAAGTGTAGTATTATGTTTAGATATCCTTACatataataatttcatcatGTATAATTGGTTGATAGTTATGTATATCAATCGTGAATAAAAGCAATCCAAACCAAACCATCATAAAAGAATTTATAGTAATTTGAGCAAGTAAGCAAATCGCGGGCTCCAATGAAGAAGGTCATTAAGAAGTAGATCATGTAAAATGTATCATGAATACACACAATTTCCAGCTTTTCGTCAGCCTTGGTATAATTAGACCTAAACGTCTTAGATAACGTCTTAAATTTAATTAATGTTCTCATGATGTACAGAATGTGGTGGCCCAGTCGGGTCTACTGCTGATTGGGCTCCATGGAGGTGTTCGACCTTCATGGTTGTGTCGCGTCTCTTGAGACAAAAACGGCATCTTTTACAAAAGAAACACTATCCCCCTCCCTCCGAGTAGAACCCCCTTCGTCAGTTATACTCTCTTAACttgtattttcttgaatttcctTGAACGAAAGACAATAGCCCGTATTCGGATTTGAAGTGGAAAGTTGTGCATGGACAGCCAACAGAGCTTCATTTACAATAATCTACATTTGTGTTTCATAATTATGCGTAACTTTTCACATGCTTCGTCATAGGATTAAATTATAAGTAGCATACCACCAACCCCTGATCAGGAATTTTGACTCCCGTCCGTTCGGTTGTTCCTATCTGTTCGTGCAATTCACAACCACCGTACAACTACCAACACACCATAACCACCACCTCAACCACCAACATCAAACCCGATTAGGGTTTTGACCGGGGTGTGGAACTCGTCCACTATCAGACCATTGCCCATGATCAGACAGAGTTTTTGATTGAGGTTCCATTTGTGCTGCAAATActatactgggggggggggggggtccgtgctttttcaggggggcaacatttttgtatgtgtgtgtgtgtgtgtcacaagggcggatccgactttcgccaatagggggtggGGCCttaaattatcttcacctatgttttccccgatcagtcacttctaagctttattcttataaaacaacataaatatgaaataatctcataagccctttataaaaagtgcgaacgcggagcgattttttttatctttcatgtattttgtcctgaaaatttaaaattctgggcaatgtttgtgatcatgaacaagatgcgtatgtaactagataattaccaagcgcgagcagaaataaattttaataaatgttcTAACATGATCGGAAAGGGACCTGTAAAGGACTATTTACAGCTACCCACGAttacgttacatatttcaataatgggagcgcgaagcgcaagctaaaactttttgacattctaagcactttttgtaatcatgaatgggataggtatgtaactaagcaattgatgcgagcgcgaagcgtgagccgaagaaaattaagattttagacctaaaagcgggacactctattcatattttgtaaatcatgaatatatcgttaattgggtatcattaataatgcgagcgtgaagcacgagcagacaattattgatattctgatcttaaactggataatttaagcatattttaaataaagaacatacaGGCTATCTCAATAAACGTGCGTGCGcatgtttcagatttagacctagaatctgggcattctgaatacattttttaaatcatgaagatcaataatgcaagcgagctgaaaacatttgatataacgacctgaaaagggtcaatttaaacactatttcaagtatTTTGTAGGAAatttgtgaagtggatgtggatcacaCATAATGAAtgatgcgaccgcgaagcgcgagctgatttttttttgcctattATTTTAACAAAGGACCGGGACactctaaggacattttgtcatcatatgaaaatgatgactatcttcttaGTATTATTCCTaagcttgtcgatattccattctgaaaagacgcaatttagttattaggaattcatgaaaacgttattttcttatttgttaatCTAATATGCGTAATGACAGCGTGGAAGTTGTTTTTTTAAGGCTTGAAAACtagaaattttaagcattttgtaattatgaatacgcaTTACAAtggttaatacatttttaacaattaatgcgtgcgcaaatcgcgagctgaatttttaaaataaaatgtaatgaaaaggcCTGGGGTTTTTGTTTGCCTCTGTATAGAATTGATATAGagtactcaccaatcaaaatgcgaacttataggcctatgttttgacagtcacatctgaaaattgatattttgagaactttcaGGCAcctatggaatacacgaagacaattaggaacttggcaaatcaaataatgcgaccacgcagcgtgagcttaaaatgttcATATGTAGACCATATTAACGGATTTAAtttgtaaatggaaaaaaatgaaagctcgatgtccgagctgaaatatgttttgtatattgacttcaaaatttgatattttaagctccatatcagcctattgagcaagatatgaatctcatcgaacaggcaattcgagcgcgaagtgcgagcgaaaattttatttagtaacatgaaatattttttttgcaagtcttccccaacattatttcattcactcgtcttgctcctcttattttcctcttctttttttccttctgcctttccccttctttctcttttttcttttcttctttctccttttttttgctccgccaattttttcaggggggagcaccttgggggggggggggcacaccaaatctcaggggggggggtacgtgcCCCAGGCCctccccccgtagctacgccacatAACCTTTTATTAACCTAAAGTCCCGGAGTAACGGATAAAATATGCCTTGACAAAAGTCTAAGCCTACCTGCGGGAATCCCGCACAGCATTCGTTCCTGGTTAAtcctgccaattttttttcatgaacaaatcaacatgatcaacggGGAATGCAAGGATACCCGTTATCATAAAAGCTAATCGTGATTCCTGGCTTCCTGCTAAAAGAAGCGATCTTAAAGGTCCCAACAGTGTCTTGGGGGTATTTTGTTTCCCTCCGCCTGCCATAGGCCAGCCCCGAGCCCTTGCTACAGAATTCATGAGGATCTCGAAAGAGCACGAGTCCCTGGGAACCAGGGAAACTCAGGTACGAAATTTAACTGCCTAATCcgacgagaaaaaaaattgatccgTTATACAAGGCCAAACTAGCGATAAGACATAACACATTAATGTAGATAACTATGTGTCCTTGACCATCCCCTCGCGCCCGTCTAATCAATAAATGGGACATCCGTGCTCCTCCGATCCCCCAAGATCGTGATAAACATTGAAACGCAGTCTTCAGATCGATTGAAATCGAAGCAGTAGGATCTTATTTACATTTTAAAGAGAGGCCATTTTACACTTTATCTAGCTAGCTAAAGACTGTGGTTTCTAAGTTTACAAGATTTCAACACAAATGCCTATAGTCCGATTATATTCTTTCAGACCTATGTGGAATTGAAGTAATGACAAAACTCTCCTCTAGATTGTGTCCGTCAGCTACTTAAATGTGACGTCACAGTTGATTT contains these protein-coding regions:
- the LOC129262366 gene encoding uncharacterized protein LOC129262366 isoform X2, with product MVRIVVSHLMEKYGNKPSAEQKVGMAISMIQQFPALKDVEGPGYEAWYTPAVEGEHAKGFIEERLKNVRKRMPKQGWTSLEPSSSSEENQKEPSTKEKIEELKSKEKDMEPENLEEMKQWLQHNNSPIPKVVEFMKKTALKRQEEIHSEKKSTVHDIELQWSRLFEVPNMIDGDFRAVHGDVSDRLIMKWTQELAKKLLQYGEKQSPQVQADDQSAQDAGLTALPLILPTGKLSNAKKSRATVKEAMESFIDFQPIGTNLPQYLDGLMSKRRQPFVLALGPQKAPAQYFAVVEGRALKQDSLLKAVDVCFKLFYVLDLEYPSACYTTWEFIQRVLYQVNAKDRNTSSCVRSLRTYVLHT
- the LOC129262366 gene encoding uncharacterized protein LOC129262366 isoform X1 translates to MVRIVVSHLMEKYGNKPSAEQKVGMAISMIQQFPALKDVEGPGYEAWYTPAVEGEHAKGFIEERLKNVRKRMPKQGWTSLEPSSSSEENQKEPSTKEKIEELKSKEKDMEPENLEEMKQWLQHNNSPIPKVVEFMKKTALKRQEEIHSEKKSTVHDIELQWSRLFEVPNMIDGDFRAVHGDVSDRLIMKWTQELAKKLLQYGEKQSPQVQADIDDQSAQDAGLTALPLILPTGKLSNAKKSRATVKEAMESFIDFQPIGTNLPQYLDGLMSKRRQPFVLALGPQKAPAQYFAVVEGRALKQDSLLKAVDVCFKLFYVLDLEYPSACYTTWEFIQRVLYQVNAKDRNTSSCVRSLRTYVLHT
- the LOC129262366 gene encoding uncharacterized protein LOC129262366 isoform X3; this encodes MAISMIQQFPALKDVEGPGYEAWYTPAVEGEHAKGFIEERLKNVRKRMPKQGWTSLEPSSSSEENQKEPSTKEKIEELKSKEKDMEPENLEEMKQWLQHNNSPIPKVVEFMKKTALKRQEEIHSEKKSTVHDIELQWSRLFEVPNMIDGDFRAVHGDVSDRLIMKWTQELAKKLLQYGEKQSPQVQADIDDQSAQDAGLTALPLILPTGKLSNAKKSRATVKEAMESFIDFQPIGTNLPQYLDGLMSKRRQPFVLALGPQKAPAQYFAVVEGRALKQDSLLKAVDVCFKLFYVLDLEYPSACYTTWEFIQRVLYQVNAKDRNTSSCVRSLRTYVLHT